Within the Candidatus Neomarinimicrobiota bacterium genome, the region GCCAGTGAAAGGGGCCACCCTGGTGGAGAACCAGGGGGGCGAATACCGCGGACCGGTCCCGGTCTGGAAAGTTGAATTCAGCAACTGGAAAGCGACGGCCATTTACGTGAGCGCCGAGACGGGTAAGGTCACCGCCCGGCGCAGTTCCATCTGGCGGGCCTACGACATTCTGTGGATGTTCCATATCATGGACTACGGCGCGCGGAAAAATTTCAACAATTGGATCCTCCGCAGCATGTCCATCCTGGGGGTAACGACCATTGTCTCGGGCTATTATTTGTGGTATCTGACGACCCCGCTGCTGGGGCCGACCCGCCGGGCCCAGAGCCGCTCGCCACGGCGGCAGCGCACCCGCAAGCGCTGAGCTCAGGCAGTGTTTTTTGAGGCCCTTTGGGTGCCTTTGGCTACTGCCCAGTCAGCTCCACCAGCCGGTCGCCCCTGTTCACCGTGTCGCCCGCTGCTACGTGCAGGGCTGAGACCGTACCGGCAAATGGCGCCAGCAGTTCGTTCTCCATTTTCATGGCCTCCAGCACCAGCAGCCGGCTGCCTGCTTCCACCGTGTCCCCCACGGCCACAGCCACCGAGGATATGACGCCGGGGATCGGCGCCGCTATGCGGCCACTCTGCTCCCGGTGGCCCCGGGTCAGGCCCAGTTTTTCGATGGTGATATCGAGGCTGGAACGCAAGTTGACCACGTAGTTGCGCTGGCGGAGACGGACCACGATGCCGTCCTTGCCCGGCTGTAGGGTCAGGTAATGGGAGCGACCATCAATGATGAGCGAGTAGGCGTAGGGTGATAGGCGCACCAGGTCCACGTGGGCGCTGCTGCCATCAATGGTGACCTCTGCCCGTTGGCCATCCAGGCGCAGGTCCAGGTGCAGCGTGCGGTCGCCGATGCTGGCCTGGTAGATCAGTCCGACACCTGCCTGTCACGCCCCTGCCGGAGCCAGTTGCCCTCAGCGGGGGGCGCACGGCCGGTGTTCTCCCCAGCTGGTCTGGGAGACGCTGCAAACAGTGCTGCGCCGATAGCCGCGGCGGTTTCCAGGTCCTCGGGCTGCTCACCCGCCCAGCCAGCCAGCTCCGGCAAATGGTCATGCACAAAGTTGGTGTCGTAATCCCCTGCAATGAAGGCCGGGTGGTGCATGCTGGCCAGGCAGAAGGGGATGGTGGTCTGCAGGCCCTCAACGCGCAGCTCTTCCAGGGCGCGGCCCATGCGTTGGATGGCCTCGGGACGGGTCCGGCCCCACACGCACAGCTTGCCCAGTAGGGGATCGTAGTGGTGGGTGATCTCCAGCCCGACGCGCAGGCCGTGGTCCAGGCGTACGCCGGTTCCGCCGGGAATCGTGATGTCGCGCACCTGGCCCGTGGAGGGTGCGAACCCGTTGAAGCCGTCTTCGGCGTAAATCCGGCACTCGATGGCGTGGCCTCTGGGCGTACTATCTGCCATGCTAAATGACAGCGACTCTCCGGCGGCCACCCGGAGCTGCTCCGCCACCAAATCCAGGCCGGTGACCAGCTCGGTGATGGGGTGCTCCACCTGCAGGCGGGTGTTCATTTCAAGGAAGTAAAACTGACCCGCGCTGTCCACCAGGAACTCCACGGTGCCGGCACCGCGATAGTCGCAGGCCTTGGCGAGCCGTACGGCCAGCTCGCTCAGCTGGGTGCGCAAATCCGGGGCTATGGAGGGTGCGGGGGTCTCCTCGATGATTTTCTGGTAGCGCCGCTGAATGGAACACTCGCGCTCACCAAGACTGGCCATGTTGCCGTGTTCATCGCCGAATATCTGGACCTCCACGTGTTGGGGCCGATCGAGGGCCTTTTCCAGGTAGACCCGGCTGTCGGCGAAGGCTCTGGCCGACTCCGAGCGAGCACGCTCCAGGGCCGCGTCGAGCACATCGGGCCCCGCCACCATGCGCATTCCCTTGCCGCCGCCGCCGCCGGCAGCCTTGACTAAGAGGGGATAACCGATTTCGTCAGCCAAAGTTGCAGGATCATCGCTTTCAGTCAACGGTCCGGCGCTGCCGGGAATGACGGGCAGGCCGGCCTCCCGGGCCAATTGCCGCGCGGCAAGCTTGTCGCCCATCTGGGTGATGGTTTTCGGGGCCGGGCCGATCCAGGCGAGGCCGGCGGCCTCCACCGCGCCAGCGAACGCCGCGTTTTCAGACAGAAAGCCGTAGCCCGGATGTAAGGCATCGGCACCGACGGACTGTGCGGCTTGCAGAATGCGCTCCCTGTCAAGGTACGACTGCGACGAAGGCGCGGGGCCGATATGGACCACTTCATCGGCCAGCAGCACGTGGGGGGCGGTGCGGTCAGCGTCGGAATAGACGGCAACGGTGGTGATGCCCAGTTCCCGGCAGCTGCGGATGATGCGCACGGCGATCTCGCCCCGGTTGGCGATGAGGACTTTGCTGAACACGGCGCAGGGAGTTTAGTCAGGTTCGCCCAGCCTGACAAGAGATGGCCCACCGCAGAAAGGGGCGCTTAAGCGGAGATCAGTCTATTTGTCGCGGAGCTCCACCTTGCCTGAGACTGTTTTCAGCACGATCCCTGGTTGGTGGGCGTCTCTGGTGAAGATTTTTCTTACAATGGTATTGCCCCTCCGTCCGGAGCGGCCCCCGTCGCCGTCCAACATTTCTTCGCTATCGAAGGGATAGGGCGCGGCTGGAGCGTCTCACCCGCCGCCCGTCTCGCGCTGGACCTGGGCTTCCACGGCTGCCCTCAGGCGCATCGTCAGGGGATATTCGC harbors:
- a CDS encoding acetyl-CoA carboxylase biotin carboxylase subunit produces the protein MFSKVLIANRGEIAVRIIRSCRELGITTVAVYSDADRTAPHVLLADEVVHIGPAPSSQSYLDRERILQAAQSVGADALHPGYGFLSENAAFAGAVEAAGLAWIGPAPKTITQMGDKLAARQLAREAGLPVIPGSAGPLTESDDPATLADEIGYPLLVKAAGGGGGKGMRMVAGPDVLDAALERARSESARAFADSRVYLEKALDRPQHVEVQIFGDEHGNMASLGERECSIQRRYQKIIEETPAPSIAPDLRTQLSELAVRLAKACDYRGAGTVEFLVDSAGQFYFLEMNTRLQVEHPITELVTGLDLVAEQLRVAAGESLSFSMADSTPRGHAIECRIYAEDGFNGFAPSTGQVRDITIPGGTGVRLDHGLRVGLEITHHYDPLLGKLCVWGRTRPEAIQRMGRALEELRVEGLQTTIPFCLASMHHPAFIAGDYDTNFVHDHLPELAGWAGEQPEDLETAAAIGAALFAASPRPAGENTGRAPPAEGNWLRQGRDRQVSD
- a CDS encoding acetyl-CoA carboxylase biotin carboxyl carrier protein subunit produces the protein MDLVRLSPYAYSLIIDGRSHYLTLQPGKDGIVVRLRQRNYVVNLRSSLDITIEKLGLTRGHREQSGRIAAPIPGVISSVAVAVGDTVEAGSRLLVLEAMKMENELLAPFAGTVSALHVAAGDTVNRGDRLVELTGQ